One stretch of Ipomoea triloba cultivar NCNSP0323 chromosome 8, ASM357664v1 DNA includes these proteins:
- the LOC116027343 gene encoding potassium transporter 6-like — protein sequence MPRFSNWLPLKFFTAKNCGFWCLVFPRGVLRGFAMDLETGFRQNSSKRQSWRTVLTLAYQSLGVVYGDLSTSPLYVYKSTFAEDIKHSETNEEIYGVLSFIFWTLTLVPLLKYVFIVLKADDNGEGGTFALYSLLCRHARVNSLPSCQLEDEELSFYKKDIVSPAPTTVGARLKSTLERHRVLQRFLLVLALIGACMVIGDGILSPAISVFSAVSGLELAVSKEHNKYIEVPVACIILIALFALQHYGTHRVGFLFAPVVITWLVCISAIGLYNIIHWNPHVYQALSPYYMYKFLKKTQRGGWMSLGGILLCITGSEAMFADLGHFSQLSIQIAFTFLVYPSLILAYMGQAAYLSQHHVIESDYHIGFYVSVPEKVRWPVLVIAILAAVVGSQAIITGTFSIIKQCSSLGCFPGVKIVHTSSKIHGQIYIPEINWTLMLLCLAVTIGFRDTKRLGNASGLAVITVMLVTTCLMSLVIVLCWHQSVFLAIGFVLFFGTIEALYFSASLIKFLEGAWVPIVMAFIFMIVMCVWHYGSLKKYEFDVQNKVSVDWLLSLGPSLGIVRVNGIGLIHTELVSGIPAIFSHFVTNLPAFHQVLVFLCIKSVPIPHVKHEERFLVGHIGPREYRIYRCIVRYGYRDAHKDDSGFENDLVCSIAEYIRTGKAGSNGAATATAAAAEENSAQEREEMAVMGTPSTYLGGVHVYEDGEGHSSSAGTSELREIKSPPILKPRKKVRFVVPESPKIDQSARTELRELMEAREAGIAYILGHSYMQAKQGSSFVKKMVINFGYEFLRRNSRPPTYALSVPHASTLEVGMVYNI from the exons ATGCCCCGATTCTCCAACTGGCTTCCCTTAAAGTTTTTTACTGCAAAAAATTgtggcttttggtgtttggtttTCCCCAGAGGAG TTTTGAGAGGATTTGCTATGGATCTGGAGACTGGGTTTCGCCAGAATAGTTCAAAG AGACAATCTTGGAGGACAGTTTTGACATTGGCATATCAGAGTTTGGGTGTTGTGTATGGGGATTTGAGTACCTCCCCATTGTATGTGTACAAGAGTACTTTTGCTGAGGATATTAAGCATTCAGAGACCAATGAAGAAATCTATGGGGTTCTATCCTTTATCTTCTGGACATTGACTTTGGTCCCTCTCCTAAAATATGTGTTCATTGTGCTTAAGGCTGATGATAATGGTGAAGGGGGAACATTTGCCTTGTATTCTCTCCTTTGTAGACATGCCAGGGTGAACTCATTGCCCAGTTGCCAGTTAGAAGATGAGGAATTGTCTTTTTATAAGAAGGACATAGTTTCTCCTGCACCCACTACTGTTGGGGCAAGGTTGAAATCTACTCTGGAGAGGCATAGGGTGTTGCAGAGATTTCTGCTTGTGTTGGCCTTAATTGGGGCTTGTATGGTCATAGGGGACGGTATTCTTTCGCCCGCTATCTCTG TTTTTTCAGCAGTTTCGGGTCTAGAGCTCGCTGTCTCTAAAGAGCATAACAAAT ATATAGAGGTTCCGGTTGCTTGTATCATACTGATAGCATTGTTTGCCCTTCAACACTATGGCACTCATAGGGTCGGGTTTTTGTTCGCTCCCGTGGTCATAACATGGCTTGTATGTATCAGTGCAATtggtttatataatataattcattgGAACCCGCATGTGTACCAAGCGTTGTCTCCATACTATATGTACAAATTCCTGAAGAAAACTCAAAGAGGAGGCTGGATGTCCTTGGGCGGGATTCTCCTATGCATTACAG GTTCAGAAGCCATGTTTGCTGATTTGGGGCACTTCTCCCAGTTATCAATACAG ATTGCTTTCACGTTCCTGGTTTATCCGTCATTGATCCTTGCATATATGGGGCAAGCGGCTTATCTGTCACAACATCACGTTATTGAAAGTGACTATCACATTGGCTTTTATGTTTCTGTACCTG AGAAAGTTAGATGGCCTGTTCTGGTGATAGCGATACTGGCTGCTGTTGTGGGGAGCCAAGCCATAATCACTGGAACTTTTTCGATTATCAAACAATGTTCTTCCTTGGGATGCTTTCCGGGAGTCAAAATAGTACACACTTCATCAAAAATTCACGGGCAGATTTACATTCCGGAGATCAATTGGACCTTGATGCTGCTGTGCTTGGCTGTTACGATTGGTTTCAGAGACACTAAGCGCCTGGGCAATGCATCGG GTTTGGCTGTTATAACAGTTATGCTGGTCACAACGTGTTTGATGTCACTAGTTATCGTTCTATGTTGGCACCAGAGTGTCTTCCTTGCGATTGGCTTTGTGCTCTTCTTCGGGACCATTGAAGCCTTATATTTCTCCGCATCTCTCATCAAATTTTTGGAAGGAGCATGGGTGCCCATTGTAATGGCTTTCATCTTCATGATAGTCATGTGTGTTTGGCACTATGGATCCCTCAAAAAGTACGAGTTCGATGTCCAAAACAAGGTCTCGGTTGATTGGCTACTCAGCTTGGGTCCTAGCCTCGGGATAGTACGTGTGAATGGCATTGGCCTGATACACACCGAGCTCGTGTCGGGAATCCCGGCAATATTCTCCCATTTCGTCACCAACCTCCCCGCATTCCACCAGGTCCTCGTTTTCCTTTGCATCAAGTCAGTCCCGATTCCTCATGTCAAACACGAGGAGCGGTTCCTTGTAGGGCACATCGGTCCCCGAGAATACAGGATATACCGCTGCATTGTCAGGTACGGTTACCGGGATGCACACAAGGACGACTCTGGCTTCGAAAACGATCTCGTGTGCAGCATAGCCGAATACATCCGCACAGGAAAGGCGGGATCGAATGGcgcagcaacagcaacagcagcagcagctgaAGAAAACTCGGCACAAGAACGCGAGGAAATGGCCGTGATGGGAACGCCTTCAACCTACTTAGGCGGCGTGCACGTCTATGAAGACGGCGAAGGCCACTCCTCCTCGGCCGGAACATCAGAGCTTCGAGAAATAAAGTCGCCCCCGATACTAAAACCGAGAAAAAAAGTGCGGTTTGTCGTGCCTGAGTCTCCGAAAATTGACCAGAGCGCCCGCACAGAGCTCCGGGAGCTGATGGAAGCTAGGGAGGCAGGTATAGCTTACATCCTTGGACATTCCTATATGCAAGCCAAGCAAGGATCAagctttgtaaaaaaaatggtTATAAATTTTGGGTATGAGTTCTTGAGAAGAAATAGTAGACCACCCACCTATGCTTTAAGTGTACCTCATGCTTCCACATTAGAGGTGGGAATGGTTTACAatatctga